Proteins encoded by one window of Streptacidiphilus sp. PB12-B1b:
- a CDS encoding F0F1 ATP synthase subunit gamma, with protein sequence MGAQLRVYKRRIRSVTATKKITKAMEMISASRIMKAQRAVAASSPYADELTRAVTAVATRSNAKHPLTSEPESPVRVAVLVVTADRGLAGGYSANALKASQLLVDRLTAEGKQVQQYVVGRKGVGYFAFRNREVAKAWTGFSDKPTYQDAKDVSADLIDAFVTDTAEGGVDELHIVSTEFVSMLTQNAVDVRLLPLRLEETQAAAQEQGPFPLYDFEPSAEGVLDALLPRYVESRIYNALLQSAASEHAARRRAMKSATDNAGDLIKSLSRLANSARQAEITQEISEIVGGASALADANAGSD encoded by the coding sequence ATGGGAGCACAGCTTCGGGTCTACAAGCGCCGGATCCGCTCTGTCACCGCGACGAAGAAGATCACCAAGGCGATGGAGATGATCTCCGCGTCGCGCATCATGAAGGCGCAGCGCGCGGTGGCAGCCTCCTCCCCGTACGCGGACGAGCTGACCCGCGCGGTCACCGCGGTGGCGACGAGGTCCAACGCCAAGCACCCGCTCACCTCCGAGCCGGAGTCCCCGGTGCGGGTGGCGGTGCTGGTGGTCACGGCCGACCGCGGTCTGGCCGGCGGCTACTCGGCCAACGCGCTCAAGGCGTCGCAACTGCTGGTCGACCGGCTCACGGCCGAGGGCAAGCAGGTGCAGCAGTACGTCGTGGGCCGCAAGGGCGTGGGCTACTTCGCCTTCCGCAACCGCGAGGTGGCGAAGGCGTGGACCGGGTTCTCGGACAAGCCGACGTACCAGGACGCCAAGGATGTCTCGGCCGACCTGATCGACGCGTTCGTGACCGACACGGCCGAGGGCGGCGTCGACGAACTGCACATCGTGTCGACCGAGTTCGTGTCCATGCTCACGCAGAACGCGGTGGACGTGCGGCTGCTCCCGCTCCGGCTGGAGGAGACGCAGGCCGCGGCGCAGGAGCAGGGCCCCTTCCCGCTGTACGACTTCGAACCGTCGGCCGAGGGCGTCCTGGACGCCCTGCTGCCGCGGTACGTCGAGAGCAGGATCTACAACGCGCTGCTGCAGTCGGCCGCCTCGGAGCACGCCGCCCGCCGGCGTGCGATGAAGAGCGCGACCGACAATGCGGGAGACCTCATCAAGTCGCTCTCGCGGCTTGCCAACTCGGCCCGACAGGCCGAGATCACCCAGGAAATCAGCGAGATCGTCGGTGGCGCCAGCGCCCTGGCCGACGCGAACGCGGGGAGTGACTGA
- the atpA gene encoding F0F1 ATP synthase subunit alpha, whose protein sequence is MAELTIRPEEIRDALDTFVQSYQPDAASREEVGTVTYTADGIARVEGLPSVMANELLKFEDGTLGLALNLDTREIGVVVLGEYSAIEEGQTVRRTGEVLSVPVGEGYLGRVVDPLGQPIDGLGEIESHGRRALELQAPGVMVRKSVHEPMQTGIKAIDAMTPIGRGQRQLIIGDRQTGKTAVAIDTIINQRDNWRSGDPKKQVRCIYVAIGQKGSTIASVRGALEEAGALEYTTIVAAPASDPAGFKYLAPYTGSAIGQEWMYDGKHVLIIFDDLSKQAEAYRAVSLLLRRPPGREAYPGDVFYLHSRLLERCAKLSDELGAGSMTGLPIIETKANDVSAYIPTNVISITDGQCFLESDLFNAGIRPAVNVGISVSRVGGSAQIKAMKSVAGRLRLDLAQYRELEAFAAFGSDLDAASKAQLERGARLVELLKQGQYQPFPVEEQVVSVWAGTTGKLDNVPVADIRKFEREFLDYLRREHKGVLTTIVETSKLEDGTIASLTEAIASFKKEFTTSEGALLGDSA, encoded by the coding sequence ATGGCGGAGCTCACGATCCGGCCGGAGGAGATCCGGGACGCGCTGGACACCTTCGTCCAGTCGTACCAGCCGGACGCCGCCTCGCGTGAAGAGGTCGGCACTGTCACCTACACGGCTGACGGCATCGCCCGGGTCGAGGGTCTGCCCTCGGTCATGGCGAACGAGCTGCTCAAGTTCGAGGACGGAACCCTCGGGCTCGCGCTGAACCTCGACACCCGCGAGATCGGTGTCGTCGTCCTCGGCGAGTACAGCGCAATCGAGGAGGGCCAGACGGTCCGCCGCACCGGCGAGGTCCTGTCGGTCCCCGTGGGCGAGGGCTACCTCGGCCGCGTCGTGGACCCGCTCGGCCAGCCGATCGACGGCCTCGGCGAGATCGAGTCCCACGGCCGCCGCGCCCTGGAGCTGCAGGCTCCCGGCGTCATGGTCCGCAAGTCGGTGCACGAGCCGATGCAGACCGGCATCAAGGCCATCGACGCGATGACCCCGATCGGCCGCGGCCAGCGCCAGCTGATCATCGGCGACCGCCAGACCGGCAAGACCGCGGTGGCGATCGACACGATCATCAACCAGCGCGACAACTGGCGCTCGGGCGACCCGAAGAAGCAGGTCCGCTGCATCTACGTCGCCATCGGCCAGAAGGGCTCGACCATCGCCTCCGTGCGCGGTGCGCTGGAGGAGGCGGGCGCGCTGGAGTACACCACCATCGTGGCCGCCCCGGCGTCCGACCCGGCCGGCTTCAAGTACCTCGCCCCGTACACCGGTTCGGCCATCGGCCAGGAGTGGATGTACGACGGCAAGCACGTCCTCATCATCTTCGACGACCTGAGCAAGCAGGCCGAGGCGTACCGCGCCGTGTCGCTGCTGCTGCGCCGTCCGCCGGGCCGCGAGGCCTACCCGGGCGACGTCTTCTACCTGCACTCCCGCCTGCTGGAGCGTTGCGCCAAGCTGTCGGACGAGCTGGGCGCGGGCTCGATGACCGGTCTGCCGATCATCGAGACCAAGGCCAACGACGTCTCGGCGTACATCCCGACCAACGTCATCTCCATCACCGACGGCCAGTGCTTCCTGGAGTCCGACCTGTTCAACGCCGGCATCCGCCCGGCCGTGAACGTCGGTATCTCGGTCTCCCGCGTCGGTGGCTCCGCGCAGATCAAGGCCATGAAGTCGGTGGCCGGCCGCCTGCGTCTGGACCTCGCCCAGTACCGCGAGCTGGAGGCGTTCGCCGCCTTCGGCTCCGACCTGGACGCGGCCTCCAAGGCGCAGCTGGAGCGCGGCGCCCGCCTGGTCGAGCTGCTCAAGCAGGGCCAGTACCAGCCGTTCCCGGTCGAGGAGCAGGTCGTCTCGGTCTGGGCCGGCACCACCGGCAAGCTGGACAACGTCCCGGTCGCGGACATCCGCAAGTTCGAGCGCGAGTTCCTCGACTACCTGCGCCGCGAGCACAAGGGTGTGCTGACCACCATCGTCGAGACCAGCAAGCTCGAGGACGGCACGATCGCCTCCCTGACCGAGGCCATCGCTTCGTTCAAGAAGGAGTTCACCACCTCTGAGGGCGCGCTGCTCGGCGACTCGGCCTGA
- a CDS encoding F0F1 ATP synthase subunit delta, giving the protein MSSATRQSNAAARERLEALTDNASVDVTALAADLLAVTGVLDHEVTLRRILTDPATEGQRKADLIGSLFGGKIGADAQDLLSGMVRSRWSAPRDLVDGIEQLAAYAEIIGADRAGALDEVEDELFRFGRVVAGSNELRSALTDTAAGNAAKAELVQRLLGGKAKPATTQLVASLVTQPRGRSLEGGLEDFSRLAAARRGRVVALVTVAVPLSDAQKDRLAAALARLAGRPVHLNIDVDPAVLGGVRVQIGDEIIEGTIANRMDGARQGLVS; this is encoded by the coding sequence GTGAGCAGCGCCACGCGTCAGTCGAACGCCGCAGCCCGTGAGCGCCTGGAGGCGCTGACCGACAACGCGTCGGTCGACGTCACCGCCCTCGCGGCGGACCTGCTCGCCGTCACCGGCGTGCTGGACCATGAGGTCACGCTTCGCCGGATCCTCACCGACCCGGCGACCGAGGGCCAGCGCAAGGCCGACCTGATCGGTTCGCTGTTCGGCGGCAAGATCGGGGCGGACGCCCAGGACCTGCTGTCCGGCATGGTCCGCTCCCGCTGGTCCGCCCCGCGCGACCTGGTCGACGGGATCGAGCAGCTGGCCGCCTACGCCGAGATCATCGGCGCGGACCGGGCCGGTGCGCTGGACGAGGTCGAGGACGAGCTGTTCCGGTTCGGGCGGGTCGTCGCCGGCAGCAACGAGCTCCGCTCGGCGCTGACCGACACCGCCGCGGGCAACGCCGCCAAGGCCGAGCTGGTGCAGCGGCTGCTCGGCGGCAAGGCCAAGCCGGCCACCACCCAGCTGGTCGCCTCGCTGGTGACCCAGCCCCGGGGACGTAGCCTGGAAGGCGGCCTGGAGGACTTCTCCCGGCTCGCCGCCGCTCGCCGCGGTCGCGTGGTCGCCCTGGTGACCGTCGCGGTTCCGCTGTCGGACGCGCAGAAGGACCGCCTCGCCGCGGCCCTGGCGCGGCTGGCCGGGCGTCCGGTCCACCTGAACATCGACGTGGACCCCGCGGTCCTCGGCGGCGTCCGGGTCCAGATCGGCGACGAGATCATCGAGGGGACGATCGCCAACCGCATGGACGGCGCCCGTCAGGGCCTCGTGAGCTAG
- a CDS encoding F0F1 ATP synthase subunit B, with protein MNILAEGASQNPLIPDTSELIIGLLCFLIVFGVLGKKLLPNIQKTLEERHDAIEGGLERAATAQAEANRTLEEYKAQLAEARHEAARITEHAREQGSAIIAEMREEGQRQRESIIVAGHAQIEADRRQVTTALRQDVGRIATDLAGRVVGESLEDSARQSRIIDRFLDELEAKAAESQGAAK; from the coding sequence ATGAACATCCTGGCGGAGGGGGCGAGCCAGAACCCGCTCATTCCCGACACGTCGGAACTGATCATCGGCCTGCTCTGCTTCTTGATCGTCTTTGGCGTCCTCGGAAAGAAGCTCCTGCCCAACATCCAGAAGACCCTGGAGGAGCGGCACGACGCGATCGAGGGTGGCCTGGAACGGGCGGCAACGGCTCAGGCCGAGGCCAACCGCACGCTTGAGGAGTACAAGGCCCAGCTCGCCGAGGCCCGCCACGAGGCGGCCCGGATCACCGAGCACGCCCGCGAGCAGGGTTCGGCGATCATCGCCGAGATGCGCGAGGAGGGGCAGCGCCAGCGCGAGTCCATCATCGTCGCGGGCCACGCGCAGATCGAGGCGGACCGTCGGCAGGTGACGACCGCGCTCCGGCAGGACGTCGGCCGCATCGCCACCGACCTGGCCGGCCGGGTCGTCGGCGAGTCCCTCGAGGACTCCGCGCGCCAGAGCCGGATCATCGACCGCTTCCTCGACGAGCTCGAGGCGAAGGCAGCCGAGTCGCAGGGCGCCGCCAAGTGA
- the atpE gene encoding ATP synthase F0 subunit C, translating to MSAELLAASTSNISIQGNLGAIAYGLAAIGPGVGIGVVFGHSIEAMARQPEAMPVIRTNMFLGFALCEVLALLGLVAPFIFPAK from the coding sequence ATGTCTGCCGAGCTTCTCGCTGCCTCCACCAGCAACATCAGCATCCAGGGCAACCTCGGCGCCATCGCCTACGGTCTTGCCGCGATCGGCCCCGGCGTCGGCATCGGCGTGGTCTTCGGCCACTCCATCGAGGCCATGGCCCGTCAGCCCGAGGCCATGCCGGTGATCCGCACCAACATGTTCCTGGGCTTCGCGCTCTGTGAGGTTCTGGCCCTCCTCGGCCTGGTCGCGCCGTTCATCTTCCCGGCGAAGTAA
- the atpB gene encoding F0F1 ATP synthase subunit A, whose amino-acid sequence MSAHKLLAESGCHINANCGFPAPGLNSFNFKPIFSVGSFDFTKPMLLAIICLVVVVGFFWVAFSKPKLVPGKIQLVGEIGYNFIARGIARDVIGKKGDKFVPFLTSIFFFVWLMNIMSIIPLAQFPVASRYAYPVALALLVWLTYMYLTFKTHGFKGGVKNLVWLDGLPSYMVPLIVFLEFLQNVILRPFTLSVRLWANMFAGHMLIVMFSVASWYLLTPSIMSAFAAGSFVMAVGMTAFEVLIQFLQAYIFTLLASIYISGALEEGH is encoded by the coding sequence GTGAGTGCCCACAAGTTGCTCGCTGAGAGCGGGTGCCACATCAATGCGAACTGTGGCTTCCCCGCGCCGGGCCTCAACTCATTCAACTTCAAGCCGATCTTCTCGGTCGGGAGCTTCGACTTCACCAAGCCGATGCTGCTTGCGATCATCTGCCTGGTGGTCGTCGTCGGCTTCTTCTGGGTCGCCTTCAGCAAGCCGAAGCTCGTCCCCGGGAAGATCCAGCTGGTCGGTGAGATCGGGTACAACTTCATCGCTCGGGGCATCGCCCGCGACGTGATCGGCAAGAAGGGCGACAAGTTCGTCCCCTTCCTGACCTCGATCTTCTTCTTCGTGTGGCTCATGAACATCATGTCCATCATCCCGCTGGCGCAGTTCCCGGTGGCCTCGCGGTACGCGTACCCGGTCGCCCTCGCGCTGCTGGTCTGGCTGACGTACATGTACCTGACGTTCAAGACCCACGGCTTCAAGGGCGGCGTCAAGAACCTGGTCTGGCTCGACGGCCTGCCCAGCTACATGGTTCCGCTGATCGTCTTCCTCGAGTTCCTGCAGAACGTGATCCTGCGTCCGTTCACCCTCTCGGTGCGGCTCTGGGCCAACATGTTCGCCGGACACATGCTGATCGTCATGTTCAGCGTCGCCAGCTGGTACCTGCTGACCCCCTCGATCATGTCGGCCTTCGCCGCCGGCTCCTTCGTGATGGCCGTCGGCATGACCGCCTTCGAGGTGCTGATCCAGTTCCTGCAGGCGTACATCTTCACGCTGCTCGCCTCGATCTACATCAGCGGAGCACTCGAAGAGGGTCACTGA
- a CDS encoding MraY family glycosyltransferase → MREFLLTLCVTAAVTYLLTGPARKFAILAGAMPEIRARDVHREPTPRLGGIAMFGGLCAGLLVASRLTTLSSVFHNNTDVTALLAGAGIMWVIGVLDDKWGVDALVKLGGQMVAAGVMVYQGVTVFWLPVPGFGPVLMPQWWGTLLAVLLVVLSVNAVNFIDGLDGLAAGMVCIAAMAFFVYAYRLSYGYGLTDATPATLFSVILVGMCVGFLPHNLHPARIFMGDSGSMLIGLVLSVSMISLTGGVDPGALAANYNNSQTVATHAMVPVYIPLLLPLTAIAIPLADLLIAVVRRTWQGKSPFAADRQHLHHRLLQIGHSHSRAVMIMYFWGALIAFATVAFSVSRTELYAVRVGMALCVLGILFLLMPRFKPHAPRIAERFLPPRYRRTAAADPEALNEPLDPAELDAATLSREDEEMLRRIGTGAHATGRHSGVSGRNVR, encoded by the coding sequence GTGCGTGAGTTCCTGTTGACGCTGTGCGTCACGGCTGCGGTCACCTATCTGCTGACCGGGCCCGCCAGGAAGTTCGCCATCCTCGCCGGGGCGATGCCGGAGATCCGCGCGCGGGACGTCCACCGCGAGCCCACGCCGCGGCTGGGCGGCATCGCCATGTTCGGCGGGCTGTGCGCCGGCCTGCTGGTGGCCTCCAGGCTGACCACCCTCAGCAGCGTCTTCCACAACAACACCGACGTGACGGCGCTGCTGGCGGGCGCCGGGATCATGTGGGTGATCGGCGTCCTGGACGACAAGTGGGGCGTGGACGCGCTGGTGAAGCTGGGCGGGCAGATGGTCGCCGCGGGCGTCATGGTCTACCAGGGCGTGACCGTGTTCTGGCTGCCGGTGCCCGGTTTCGGCCCGGTGCTGATGCCGCAGTGGTGGGGCACGCTGCTGGCGGTGCTGCTGGTGGTGCTCAGCGTCAACGCGGTCAACTTCATCGACGGCCTGGACGGCCTGGCGGCCGGGATGGTCTGCATCGCGGCGATGGCGTTCTTCGTCTACGCCTACCGCCTCTCCTACGGCTACGGCCTGACCGACGCCACCCCGGCGACGCTGTTCAGCGTGATCCTGGTGGGCATGTGCGTGGGCTTCCTGCCGCACAACCTGCACCCGGCCCGGATCTTCATGGGCGACTCCGGCTCGATGCTGATCGGCCTGGTGCTGTCGGTGTCGATGATCTCGCTCACCGGCGGGGTGGACCCGGGCGCGCTGGCGGCCAACTACAACAACTCGCAGACGGTGGCCACCCACGCGATGGTGCCGGTCTACATCCCGCTGCTGCTGCCGCTGACCGCCATCGCCATCCCGCTGGCGGACCTGCTGATCGCGGTGGTCCGCCGGACCTGGCAGGGGAAGTCCCCGTTCGCGGCCGACCGCCAGCACCTGCACCACCGGCTGCTGCAGATCGGGCACTCGCACAGCCGGGCCGTCATGATCATGTACTTCTGGGGTGCGCTGATCGCGTTCGCCACGGTCGCCTTCTCGGTCAGCCGGACCGAGCTGTACGCGGTCCGGGTCGGCATGGCGCTGTGCGTGCTCGGCATCCTCTTCCTGCTGATGCCCCGGTTCAAGCCGCACGCCCCCCGGATAGCGGAGCGCTTCCTGCCGCCGCGCTACCGCCGTACGGCGGCGGCCGACCCGGAAGCGCTGAACGAGCCGCTCGACCCGGCCGAGCTGGACGCGGCCACGCTCTCCCGTGAGGACGAGGAGATGCTGCGGAGGATCGGGACCGGGGCACACGCCACCGGCCGTCATTCGGGCGTATCCGGGCGAAACGTGCGTTAA
- a CDS encoding protein-tyrosine-phosphatase codes for MLYVCTGNVCRSPIAERLTRHELDHRLGTSAGDILVESAGTWGHEGAPMESNAAEILGEYGADPRGFIGRELLDEHVIGADLVLTATLDHRAQVISMGHAAGLRTFTLKEFTRLVRAIDPATLPDASDRPGDVAERARALVRAAAALRGWLLAATPEADEVDDPYGAPLGMFRNCGEEIFDALDPIVTALTGVARVSV; via the coding sequence ATCCTCTACGTGTGCACCGGCAACGTCTGCCGGTCGCCGATCGCCGAGCGGCTCACCCGGCACGAGCTGGACCACCGGCTCGGCACCAGCGCCGGCGACATCCTGGTGGAGAGCGCCGGGACCTGGGGCCACGAGGGCGCGCCGATGGAGTCCAACGCCGCCGAGATCCTCGGCGAGTACGGCGCCGACCCGCGCGGCTTCATCGGCCGGGAGCTGCTGGACGAGCACGTCATCGGCGCCGACCTGGTGCTGACCGCCACCCTGGACCACCGCGCCCAGGTGATCTCCATGGGCCACGCCGCCGGGCTGCGCACCTTCACCCTCAAGGAGTTCACCCGGCTGGTGCGGGCCATAGACCCGGCCACCCTGCCGGACGCCTCCGACCGCCCGGGCGACGTCGCCGAGCGCGCCCGGGCCCTGGTCCGCGCCGCCGCCGCACTGCGCGGCTGGCTGCTGGCCGCCACCCCGGAGGCGGACGAGGTGGACGATCCCTACGGCGCGCCACTGGGCATGTTCCGCAACTGCGGCGAGGAGATCTTCGACGCGCTCGACCCCATCGTCACCGCACTGACCGGTGTCGCCCGGGTGAGCGTCTAG